One genomic region from Salvelinus fontinalis isolate EN_2023a chromosome 18, ASM2944872v1, whole genome shotgun sequence encodes:
- the nicn1 gene encoding nicolin-1 translates to MSLNTVPCTVKPTVTLQIGDAETDSSRPGVYVIDVTLPIGQTVNIQEISFKNYYTAYVSVRLLRRDGEGAAKWATCLRNHCLMPSPHTEEGSQDYCSVYRQQMLIEPDNVTSVRLILRQPSSAWLNFNVEDIKIHPCLNEDSEWDIPDWLSDLTQVDQLCDLQGLPDPQTVSSSIQQMWALTEVMQTNQTTASIGRFDVDGCYDINLLSFT, encoded by the exons ATGAGCCTAAACACCGTCCCCTGTACCGTGAAGCCTACTGTCACCTTGCAGATTGGAGATGCTGAGACTGATTCATCTCGTCCCGGTGTCTATGTCATAGACGTTACACTTCCTATAGGACAGACTGTCAAC ATCCAGGAGATCTCCTTTAAGAACTACTACACAGCATACGTGTCTGTGCGTCTgctgaggagagacggggagggggcAGCTAAATGGGCTACATGTCTGAGGAACCACTGTCTGATGCCCAGCCCACATACTGAAGAGGGTTCACAAGACTACTGCTCTGTCTACCGACAACAg ATGCTGATTGAACCAGACAACGTGACTTCAGTGAGACTGATCCTACGACAGCCTTCATCAGCCTGGTTGAATTTCAACGTGGAGGACATCAAAATACACCCCTGTTTAAATGAG GATTCAGAGTGGGACATTCCTGATTGGTTATCAGACCTCACACAGGTGGACCAACTGTGTGATTTACAG GGTCTTCCAGATCCTCAGACGGTATCTTCCAGTATTCAGCAGATGTGGGCGTTAACCGAGGTCATGCAGACCAATCAGACCACTGCTTCCATAGGCCGCTTCGAT GTTGATGGCTGCTACGATATCAACTTGCTGTCCTTCACTTAA